ACCAACGTTGTCCACCTTCTGAAGATGGACGACTGTCCCAAGCAAAAGGAAAAACCTGATACTTTCCATTTTGAGTTGGTACTAAGAATTGCTGAAGAGGGTAGTGTCCAAAGGTGTACATCACTTCATATGAAGATGTTTCACCAGCTTCAGTTAAATCAATTAAGAACTTTCCATTCTTTCTATAAAATTTAGCTTTTTGAGAATAGTGTGTCGTTTCTACATTGTTGAAATTTGCCAAAACAGTATCGACATTGGCAATTGCCATTGCTTTTGCATGATCGGACTTCTGCCAATTTGACACTTGTTCTTGATGGCATGAAACGCAATTTCCCTGATTAGCAATAGAGTGATAGCTAATCAAAGTAAAGGTTAAAGTTAAGATAAATTTTGTTAATTTCAAACTATTAACCTCGAATGAGACGAGTTGTCGATTCTCTTTTCACTAAACTTGGTATGTATTTTAGTTCAGATTTTAAAGGTACATCATTTGAGCTATAGTCTATGGCTCTTTGAGCCGCGTGATTAGCCATTTCAGCGATTGGATAGCGAAGTGTTGTCAACTTAGGCCGCGAATATTTAGAGAGTAATACATCGTCAAAGCCGATAATTGAAATATCATTTGGCACTTTATAACCATTGTCTTCAAATACAGATATTGCACCTATCGCCATAGCGTCGTTGTAAGCAAATACACTAGTGAAGTTTTCTGCTTGCGCGAGTAGCTCTTGCGCAGCCAGCTCGCCGCCCTTTAAAGTAGGCTCATTGTTCACTTTCAATTTTGAGTTAATGCTTAAATCAAAGGACTTAACAATTTCTTCGAATCCACCCAAGCGAAGCTTGGGATCATCTATATCGTAGTTGCTATTAATAAAAGCGACATTCTTGTGCTCTAAAGCTAATAAATGACGAGCTGCAATTTTCCCTCCTTCGAAATTATCCAGCCAAATACATTTATCTGAGACTTCATCAATAAAGCGATCAATGAAAATTAGACCGGGAATTTTGTCGCTTAAACTGACTAGTACATCATCAGACAGAAACTTACTGTGCAATACTATCGCATCGCATCGTTGCTCAACCAATAAATTGATTGCTTTTAATTCTGATTCAGCCGACATTTTGCCAGTACTCAATAGCATTTGCATATTTTTGCTCGAAGCAACTTCTTCAACTCCATTTGCGAGAGAAGAGAAAAATGGATCAGAAATATCAGGAATTACTACACCAATAGTTGACGATTTTTGTGTTTTTAGTGCTCTTGCATTTGCATCAGGTGTATAACCAAGCTTATTCATAATAGCTATTACATTACTACGAGTTTTCTCGCCGACCTTACCAACATTGTTAATAACACGAGAAACTGTTGCGATAGAAACACCAGCCTCTTTTGCTACATCCTTAATGGTTGCCATACACTAAATATTCCTTACGGGTGAAAACGTTTACATTTAAAAATCTTTATCAATCAATATTATATTAATTGTTTTGAAATAAAAAGACTTAAAGTGTTGAACGAAACTATGTAAACGTTTACCCTCAATCTGAATTATTCAAAATAAAGTAGATTGTTATGGCTGATAAATTTGATCCTACAGAACATCCTCATCGTCGATATAACCCTTTAATTAATGAATGGGTACTAGTATCACCACATAGGGCAAAACGACCTTGGCAGGGGCAAGTGGAAAAATTAGACGAAGATGCAAAGCCTGCTTATGACGAGAGTTGCTACTTATGCTCTGGCAATACTCGTATTAATGGTGAGATAAATGATAGATACGAAAAGACATTTGTATTTACTAATGACTTTGCTGCAATTAAACAAGATACACCTGTCGTAAGTACTAATGATCCGCTTTTTAAAATGGCAACAGAGCAAGGTGAAAGTAGAGTTATATGCTTCTCTCCAGATCATAGTAAAACGTTGCCAGAGCTTTCTGTAGAAGAAATTACAGAAGTAGTGAAAACTTGGAAAGTGCAATGCGAGGAACTTGGCCGTAAATACAACTGGGTTCAGGTATTTGAAAATAAAGGCGCTGTTATGGGGTGTTCTAATCCTCATCCGCATGGTCAAGTATGGGCCCAGCAACAACTTCCTACATTGGTTTCTAAAAAGAGCGAATCGCAAGCTAAATATTTTCAAGAGCACGGCTCAAATCTTTTAGCCGATTACACAAAACGCGAATGTGAAATGCAGGATCGGGTCGTAGTTGAAAATGATGATTGGGTGGTCGTTGTACCTTATTGGGCTGCATGGCCATTTGAAACATTATTATTGCCGAAGTTTTCAATACAACGTATGACAGATTTAACAGTTGAGCAAGAAGTAACGATGGCCGATATTGTTAAACAAATCACTATCAAATATGACAATTTATTCAACTGTTCATTCCCTTATTCAATGGGGTGGCATGGTGCGCCATATGATGGTGAATTACATCCAGAGTGGACGTTACACGCAAGCTTCTTTCCACCTCTTTTAAGAAGCGCCACTGTTCGCAAATTTATGGTGGGTTACGAAATGATGGCTGAAGCACAACGTGATTTGACTGCTGAGCAGGCTGCTAATCGACTTAAAGAATTATCTGATATTCACTACAAGGAGGCTAAGTAATGTCTAGAAGTCAATTTGTAACTGACTTACATGTCGAACAGTTTAAGGTGCAACCAGCGTTAGTTATACATGCTCCGGGTCGAGTGAACCTTATTGGTGATCATACTGACTATAACGACGGTTTCGTGTTACCTGCGGCGATTAACTACGGAACCGACATTGCGGCATCAAAGCGTGATGATAAAGTGATTTCTGTCTATGCACATGATTGTAACCAAGAAAGTGCTGAATTTTCTTTGGAAGATATTCAGTTTGATGAGCAACGAATGTGGCTAAATTACGTTGCAGGAACATTGAAAGTGCTAATGGAGACATTTCCTGATATTCAGGGGGCGGATATGGTGGTTTCAGGAAATGTTCCACAGGGAGCTGGTCTAAGTTCATCAGCGAGTTTTGAGATAGCTATTTTGAAGACTTTTGTAGAGCTTTATGACTTAAACCTAGATGGTGTTAAGGCGGCTTTAAAAGGCCAACGTGCTGAAAATACTTTTGTTGGTTGTAATTGCGGCATTATGGATCAGTTAATATCTGCAATGGGCAAAGATAAACACGCAATGTTGCTTGATTGCCGAAGTCTTACTTTCCAAGATGCCCCTATTCCAGAAGAGCTATCCATTTTTATTGTTAACTCTAATGTAAGGCGAGGCTTAGTTGACAGTGAATATAATCAACGCCGAGAGCAGTGTGAAAAAGTAGCAGCGCATTTTGGTGTAAACGCACTAAGAGATCTAAGTATCGAGCAATTAGAAAATGCTAAAGAACAGTTAGATCCTATTTTATTCAAACGAGCTAAACATGTAGTAACTGAAAATGCCCGAGTGGAGTCTGCGTTGTTAGCTCTGAAAAACAATGATGTAACTTTATTGAGTGGGCTTATGAGAGACTCACATAACTCACTTCGAGATGATTTCCAAGTGACCGTTAAAGAAATGGATGGCTTGGTAGAGATGATTGATGGTGTACTTGGTAACCAAGGCGGTGTTCGAATGACAGGGGGAGGGTTTGGTGGTTGTATTGTTGCGTTAACACCTACTAAGTTGCTTACCGAGTTGACAGAGCTAGTAGAAAAGGAATATCCAGAAAAATTCGGATTAAAGCCAAGTGTCTATGTGTGTAGAGCATCACAAGGAGCATTTAGAAAATGAGTGTTTTAGTTACAGGTGGAGCAGGTTATATCGGTTCACATACTGTTTTGGCTTTGCTAAAGGCTGGACTCGAAGTCGTTGTAGTAGATAATCTTTCAAATGCTTCCGAAGAGTCTATTAAACGAGTTGAAGAGTTAACTAATAAAACAGTAGCTTTCTATCAAGCAGATATTTTGGATATGGATTTGATGTCCTTTGTTTTTTCAAGGCATGAGATTGAATCTGTGATTCATTTTGCAGGTCTTAAAGCTGTAGGTGAGTCATCTCATAAACCCCTAGAATATTATCACAATAATGTGACAGGAACGATGGCATTAGTTGCTGCTATGAAAGATTTTGGTGTTAGTAATCTAGTATTTAGTTCTTCAGCTACTGTTTACGGCGAGCAAAACAAACCTCCTTACATTGAAACGCAAACATTAGGGCTACCATCAAGTCCATATGGAAAAACTAAGTCAATGGTGGAAGAAATTCTGAAAGATTATTGTATAGCTAATGAAAAGTTTAAGGTTGCAAACTTACGTTATTTTAACCCAATTGGTGCGGATGTAAGTGGCAAGATAGGGGAAGACCCTAACGGTATTCCTAATAACTTGATGCCTTTTGTAGCCCAAGTCGCTGTTGGAAAAAGAGATAAACTGTCTATTTTTGGAAATGATTATAATACTAAAGATGGGACTTGTTTAAGAGATTATATTCATGTAACTGACCTTGCTCAAGGGCATATAGATGCCTTAAATTGGCTAGTTAATCAAGAATCAGGTCTTTGTGAAGCCTTTAACTTAGGAACAGGACAACCATTATCTGTATTAGATATAGTGCATGGTTTCGAGCAATATACAAAGCAAAAAGTATCTTATGAATTTTCTTCTAGAAGAGAGGGAGATTTACCAGCATTTTGGGCTGATGCAAGTAAGGCGGAAGAAGTTCTATCTTGGAAGCCAGTCAAAACTCTCCGTGACATGATGGAAGATACGTGGCGTTGGCAATCTGGCAACCCTAAAGGTTACGAGAGTTAATGCAACGTATTGAACTCATTAACTCCAATGGCATGAAAGTCCTCCTCGTAGACTATGGGGCAAGGATAGCCTCAATTTTAGTGCCTTGTAATGGTGAATTATTGGAAATGACAGTAACTCCAAAAGATAAGGCGTTACTGGAGAAAGACCTATTTTACTTAGGTGCTACATGTGGTCCTGTTTGTAATCGAATTTCGAACGCCTCTTTTAGTTTGAACGGCATTGTTTACCGATTGAGAAAAAACGATGGTAAAAACTGCCTACATGGAGGGGAAAATAATATATCTCTTAGGTGAATTAGTTCAGACAAGATCTGACACATCTTCTTGAAAAGTAGAGAGTTACCCGTTTTGATAAAGGTGCTGAATCTTTAATCAAAACAAACAAAGAGGTAACTCTCATGCTTCATACTAACAATCCAATCATTAAACACAAAGCAGGTTTGCTCA
This Thalassotalea euphylliae DNA region includes the following protein-coding sequences:
- the galE gene encoding UDP-glucose 4-epimerase GalE yields the protein MSVLVTGGAGYIGSHTVLALLKAGLEVVVVDNLSNASEESIKRVEELTNKTVAFYQADILDMDLMSFVFSRHEIESVIHFAGLKAVGESSHKPLEYYHNNVTGTMALVAAMKDFGVSNLVFSSSATVYGEQNKPPYIETQTLGLPSSPYGKTKSMVEEILKDYCIANEKFKVANLRYFNPIGADVSGKIGEDPNGIPNNLMPFVAQVAVGKRDKLSIFGNDYNTKDGTCLRDYIHVTDLAQGHIDALNWLVNQESGLCEAFNLGTGQPLSVLDIVHGFEQYTKQKVSYEFSSRREGDLPAFWADASKAEEVLSWKPVKTLRDMMEDTWRWQSGNPKGYES
- a CDS encoding LacI family DNA-binding transcriptional regulator, with product MATIKDVAKEAGVSIATVSRVINNVGKVGEKTRSNVIAIMNKLGYTPDANARALKTQKSSTIGVVIPDISDPFFSSLANGVEEVASSKNMQMLLSTGKMSAESELKAINLLVEQRCDAIVLHSKFLSDDVLVSLSDKIPGLIFIDRFIDEVSDKCIWLDNFEGGKIAARHLLALEHKNVAFINSNYDIDDPKLRLGGFEEIVKSFDLSINSKLKVNNEPTLKGGELAAQELLAQAENFTSVFAYNDAMAIGAISVFEDNGYKVPNDISIIGFDDVLLSKYSRPKLTTLRYPIAEMANHAAQRAIDYSSNDVPLKSELKYIPSLVKRESTTRLIRG
- the galK gene encoding galactokinase, which codes for MSRSQFVTDLHVEQFKVQPALVIHAPGRVNLIGDHTDYNDGFVLPAAINYGTDIAASKRDDKVISVYAHDCNQESAEFSLEDIQFDEQRMWLNYVAGTLKVLMETFPDIQGADMVVSGNVPQGAGLSSSASFEIAILKTFVELYDLNLDGVKAALKGQRAENTFVGCNCGIMDQLISAMGKDKHAMLLDCRSLTFQDAPIPEELSIFIVNSNVRRGLVDSEYNQRREQCEKVAAHFGVNALRDLSIEQLENAKEQLDPILFKRAKHVVTENARVESALLALKNNDVTLLSGLMRDSHNSLRDDFQVTVKEMDGLVEMIDGVLGNQGGVRMTGGGFGGCIVALTPTKLLTELTELVEKEYPEKFGLKPSVYVCRASQGAFRK
- a CDS encoding aldose epimerase family protein, translating into MQRIELINSNGMKVLLVDYGARIASILVPCNGELLEMTVTPKDKALLEKDLFYLGATCGPVCNRISNASFSLNGIVYRLRKNDGKNCLHGGENNISLR
- a CDS encoding UDP-glucose--hexose-1-phosphate uridylyltransferase gives rise to the protein MADKFDPTEHPHRRYNPLINEWVLVSPHRAKRPWQGQVEKLDEDAKPAYDESCYLCSGNTRINGEINDRYEKTFVFTNDFAAIKQDTPVVSTNDPLFKMATEQGESRVICFSPDHSKTLPELSVEEITEVVKTWKVQCEELGRKYNWVQVFENKGAVMGCSNPHPHGQVWAQQQLPTLVSKKSESQAKYFQEHGSNLLADYTKRECEMQDRVVVENDDWVVVVPYWAAWPFETLLLPKFSIQRMTDLTVEQEVTMADIVKQITIKYDNLFNCSFPYSMGWHGAPYDGELHPEWTLHASFFPPLLRSATVRKFMVGYEMMAEAQRDLTAEQAANRLKELSDIHYKEAK